From a single Lactococcus allomyrinae genomic region:
- a CDS encoding MetQ/NlpA family ABC transporter substrate-binding protein produces the protein MNPRNRNILIAVVVVVIIAIAAFFGLNHKAGASKTANKTVNIGIMTGTKQDDSIWKAVSKTAKDKYGITLKFTHFTDYTQPNTALKNGDIDLNAFQHYAFLNDWNKANNGTLVAIGDTVISPIGVYSKTLKNLSDIKEGGTIAVPNDASNESRALYVLKSAGLIKLDVSGTSLATVKDITSNPKKLVVKELDASQTARALDSVDAAVINNNYAVTAGLKQSDAIYTEPVNKDSQQWINIIVANKKDKNNTLYKDVVKAYESPATKKAIEKAYPDKSTIPAWGLKLK, from the coding sequence ATATTTTGATTGCGGTTGTTGTCGTAGTCATCATCGCAATAGCCGCCTTTTTCGGCTTGAATCACAAAGCTGGTGCTTCTAAAACAGCGAATAAAACTGTAAATATTGGGATTATGACGGGAACAAAGCAAGATGACTCAATCTGGAAGGCTGTTTCTAAGACAGCAAAAGACAAATATGGTATTACACTAAAATTTACACACTTTACGGACTATACACAGCCAAATACAGCGCTAAAAAATGGCGATATTGATTTGAATGCTTTCCAACACTATGCTTTTCTTAATGATTGGAATAAAGCGAATAATGGAACTTTAGTTGCGATTGGGGATACAGTGATTTCTCCGATTGGTGTGTATTCTAAGACGCTTAAAAATCTTAGTGATATTAAAGAGGGTGGAACGATTGCAGTACCAAATGATGCTTCAAATGAAAGTCGTGCCCTTTATGTTTTGAAGTCTGCAGGGCTTATCAAGCTTGACGTTTCAGGAACTTCTCTGGCTACAGTAAAAGACATCACATCAAATCCTAAGAAGTTGGTGGTTAAAGAACTTGATGCGTCACAAACTGCTCGTGCTTTGGACTCTGTAGATGCTGCTGTGATTAATAATAACTATGCGGTAACTGCTGGTCTTAAACAGTCTGATGCGATCTATACTGAGCCAGTTAATAAAGATAGTCAACAATGGATTAATATTATTGTTGCAAACAAGAAAGATAAAAATAACACGCTTTATAAAGATGTTGTGAAAGCTTATGAATCTCCTGCAACGAAGAAAGCTATTGAAAAAGCTTATCCAGACAAGAGCACAATTCCTGCTTGGGGCTTGAAGTTGAAATAG
- a CDS encoding MetQ/NlpA family ABC transporter substrate-binding protein produces the protein MNPRNRNIIIAVVVVVIIAVAAFIGLSHKSNTANASKNGTKTVKVGIMSGDKQDQAVWKSVAKTAKDKYNLNLKFVYFTDYNQPNEALLSGDIDVNAFQSYNYVDNWNKAHHTDIVSVGNTYITPMHIYSQKIKDISDVKDRDSVAIPNDAANESRALFVLQSAGLIKLNTTDATKLVGLPDITSNPKNLQIKEVDASQTPRALSSVTISVVNYNYATAASLPKSESIYMEPLDKTSAQYINFIATTKKEKNNKVYKEVAKAYASEETKKAIKTQYPDGGELPAWNLKL, from the coding sequence ATGAATCCAAGAAATAGAAATATTATTATTGCTGTTGTCGTTGTTGTGATAATCGCTGTTGCTGCGTTTATTGGTTTAAGTCATAAGTCTAATACGGCGAATGCAAGTAAAAATGGTACTAAAACGGTCAAAGTCGGTATCATGAGTGGAGATAAGCAAGACCAAGCGGTCTGGAAGTCTGTTGCTAAAACAGCGAAAGATAAGTATAATCTGAACTTGAAGTTTGTGTATTTTACGGATTATAATCAACCTAATGAAGCTTTGCTTTCGGGAGATATTGATGTAAATGCTTTTCAGTCTTATAACTATGTAGATAACTGGAATAAGGCGCATCATACTGATATTGTTTCTGTTGGAAATACTTATATCACTCCAATGCATATCTATTCTCAAAAAATTAAAGATATTTCAGATGTGAAAGATAGAGATTCTGTTGCGATTCCAAATGATGCGGCGAATGAAAGTCGTGCGCTCTTTGTCTTACAAAGTGCTGGGTTGATAAAGTTGAATACGACTGATGCAACGAAGCTTGTGGGCTTGCCTGATATTACAAGTAATCCGAAAAATCTGCAAATCAAAGAAGTAGATGCGAGTCAAACACCACGTGCACTTAGCTCAGTTACGATTTCTGTGGTAAACTATAACTATGCGACTGCGGCAAGTCTGCCAAAGAGTGAGTCTATCTACATGGAACCTTTGGACAAAACTTCTGCGCAATATATCAACTTTATTGCTACGACAAAAAAAGAGAAGAACAATAAAGTTTACAAAGAAGTTGCGAAAGCCTATGCTTCAGAGGAAACAAAGAAAGCAATTAAGACACAATATCCAGATGGTGGCGAGCTACCAGCTTGGAATTTAAAATTGTAA
- a CDS encoding methionine ABC transporter ATP-binding protein, which translates to MTAIIELNNVSVQFHQKGRLITAVNEANLHIEKGDIYGVIGYSGAGKSTLVRTINLLQKPTAGQIVVNGEVIFDSENPVKFTGLKLREFRQKVGMIFQHFNLLSEKTVFANVSFALQHTQITDEKGKKRYLTKNEKADKVNHLLELVDLAELSDKYPAQLSGGQKQRVAIARALANDPEILISDEGTSALDPKTTNQILDLLKDLHDRLGLTIVLITHEMAVVKEIANKVAVMQNGDIIEQNSLIDIFAKPQQTLTKQFIETTSSVNRFIAGLSKTDILQNISADEELIHLDFGSGTVEEPIISLINKNFDVTTSIFYGNVELLQGSSLGSLIITLKGADEEREKVKKYLAGTSIEFEVLSASNEGGK; encoded by the coding sequence ATGACAGCGATTATTGAGTTAAATAATGTTTCTGTGCAATTTCATCAAAAAGGGCGCTTGATTACGGCGGTAAATGAGGCAAATTTGCATATTGAAAAAGGTGATATCTATGGTGTGATTGGCTATTCTGGTGCGGGAAAATCAACGCTTGTCCGTACGATTAATTTGTTGCAAAAACCTACAGCAGGGCAGATTGTCGTTAATGGTGAGGTGATTTTTGATAGTGAAAACCCAGTAAAATTTACTGGGTTGAAATTACGTGAGTTTCGTCAAAAAGTCGGAATGATTTTTCAGCATTTTAATCTTCTCTCTGAAAAGACCGTATTTGCAAATGTTTCTTTTGCTCTACAACATACGCAGATTACAGATGAAAAAGGGAAGAAGCGTTATTTGACAAAAAATGAAAAAGCAGATAAGGTTAATCATCTGCTTGAATTGGTTGATTTGGCGGAGCTTTCTGATAAATATCCTGCGCAGCTTTCGGGCGGACAAAAACAACGGGTCGCGATTGCGCGTGCGCTTGCGAATGACCCAGAAATCTTGATTTCTGATGAGGGGACTTCAGCACTTGACCCTAAAACAACGAATCAAATTTTGGATTTGTTGAAAGATTTGCATGACAGGCTCGGTTTAACTATTGTATTGATTACGCATGAGATGGCGGTGGTCAAGGAGATTGCAAATAAGGTGGCTGTCATGCAAAATGGTGATATTATCGAGCAAAATAGTTTGATTGATATTTTTGCGAAGCCACAACAGACGCTAACAAAGCAGTTTATTGAAACGACAAGTTCGGTTAATCGCTTTATCGCCGGACTTTCTAAGACGGATATTTTGCAAAATATTTCTGCTGATGAAGAATTAATTCATTTGGACTTTGGTTCTGGAACGGTGGAAGAACCAATTATTTCTTTGATTAATAAGAATTTTGATGTGACGACAAGCATTTTCTATGGTAATGTTGAGTTACTTCAAGGAAGTTCACTTGGTTCATTAATCATCACGCTAAAAGGGGCTGATGAGGAACGTGAGAAGGTTAAGAAATATTTGGCTGGAACAAGTATTGAGTTCGAAGTATTAAGTGCTTCAAATGAAGGAGGAAAATAA
- a CDS encoding methionine ABC transporter permease: MAEWFAHTFPNVVYLGWTGETGWWTSIVQTLYMTFISAIIGGLLGLIFGIGVVVTAEDGITPNRPLFWILDKVVSIGRAFPFIILLAAIAPFTKILVGTQIGMTAALVPLALGVAPFYARQVQASLESVDRGKVEAAQTVGADFLDIVFTVYLREELSGLIRVSTVTLISLIGLTAMAGAIGAGGLGNTAISYGYNRFANDVTWFATILILIFVLLVQLIGDFLAKKASHR; the protein is encoded by the coding sequence ATGGCAGAATGGTTTGCACACACCTTTCCTAATGTGGTTTACCTTGGATGGACTGGAGAGACTGGGTGGTGGACATCAATTGTTCAGACTTTGTATATGACTTTTATTTCGGCAATTATTGGTGGTTTGCTTGGTTTGATTTTTGGGATTGGGGTTGTTGTGACGGCAGAAGATGGGATTACACCGAATCGTCCTCTTTTCTGGATTTTGGATAAGGTTGTGTCAATTGGTCGAGCTTTTCCTTTTATCATCTTACTTGCCGCAATCGCTCCTTTTACAAAAATTCTAGTGGGAACGCAAATCGGTATGACTGCGGCTTTGGTTCCTTTGGCGCTTGGTGTTGCCCCTTTTTATGCACGGCAGGTGCAGGCTTCTTTGGAGTCCGTTGATAGAGGTAAAGTCGAGGCGGCACAGACGGTTGGTGCAGATTTTCTTGATATTGTTTTTACAGTTTATCTGCGTGAGGAGTTATCTGGATTGATTCGGGTTTCGACTGTTACTCTGATTTCTTTAATTGGTCTTACTGCAATGGCTGGTGCGATTGGTGCTGGTGGGCTGGGTAATACGGCAATTTCTTATGGTTATAATCGTTTTGCGAATGATGTGACTTGGTTTGCAACGATTTTGATTTTGATTTTTGTGTTATTGGTGCAGCTGATTGGTGATTTTTTGGCGAAGAAGGCTTCACACCGCTAG
- a CDS encoding ECF-type riboflavin transporter substrate-binding protein: protein MKNNSVKIVVATGIGAALFVIIGWLINIPTPVPNTSIQLQYAVLALFSALFGPLAGFLIGFIGHALKDSFLYGSPWWTWVLGSGLSGLFFAFAVKRDQLVQGIFGGKEIVRFNLVQLLTNVVVWGVIAPIGDILVYNEPANKVFTQGVVAGLANAVTVAVAGTLLLKLYAATRTKSGSLDKE from the coding sequence ATGAAAAATAATTCTGTAAAAATTGTTGTGGCGACTGGTATTGGTGCAGCCCTCTTTGTTATTATTGGTTGGTTGATTAATATTCCTACGCCTGTACCAAATACGAGTATTCAGTTGCAATATGCGGTTTTGGCTTTGTTCTCTGCTTTGTTTGGACCTTTAGCTGGATTTTTGATTGGATTCATTGGACACGCGCTTAAAGATTCATTTTTGTATGGTTCTCCTTGGTGGACTTGGGTCTTGGGCTCAGGTTTGTCAGGTTTGTTCTTTGCTTTTGCGGTGAAACGTGACCAATTGGTACAAGGGATTTTTGGTGGTAAGGAAATTGTTCGTTTTAACCTTGTGCAGTTGCTGACAAATGTTGTGGTATGGGGCGTGATTGCACCGATTGGTGATATTTTGGTTTATAATGAGCCTGCGAACAAGGTCTTTACACAAGGTGTTGTGGCTGGTCTTGCAAATGCTGTGACGGTTGCTGTTGCAGGGACTTTGCTTTTGAAGCTTTATGCTGCGACGCGCACGAAGTCAGGGTCGCTTGACAAGGAATAA